In Mycoplasma feriruminatoris, the sequence TCTTTTGATTTAATTTCTTTTTTATTTTTTTCTAATTTAAGTTCTAGATTATTAATTGAATATTTATAAGCTTTTATTTGAGTGTTAAGAACATCTCTCTTAGCATCAAGTTCTTCATATTGTAATTCAAGCACATAATCTTTTTCTTCTAAATCCCTTATAGTGTTTTTGTTTTTCTCAATAGTAGATTTTAAGTTTTGGATTTCTTCTTCAATTTGTTGTTTGTTTGATTCTAAAGATTGAATATTGCCATCAAGATTTTGTTTTGTTTGTTCTTGGTTTTGAATCTTTAATTTCAAATCAGATATTTCTGATTCTAGGTTATTGATCTTTAGTTTGTTAGATTCGTTATCTCTTTGTATATCTTTAATTTGTCTTTGTTTTTCAGTTATTTGGTTTTGTTTTTTTAAATTGTCAGTTTCTAATCCATTTACTTCTTCTTCTAAACTAGCTATTTCTTCGTTTAGTTTACTAATTCTTTGTTCATTGTTAGCTATTTCAGACTTTGTTTCTCTTATTTTTTCTTTTTGATTTTCTAATTGTTTTTTAAACTCCTTTGTTCAATCCTGATCTTTTTGATTTTTAAGATCTTTTAACTTGGATTCTAGTTGTTGAACTTGGTTTTTCAAATCATTAATTTTTATATTTTGTGTATCAATTTCTTTTTGTTTTTCTTGTAGTTGAGTATTAATTTTTTGATGTTCAGACTTAATAGTGCTTATTTGTTTTTCTGTGTTAGAAATTTGTGTTTGAATTTCAGTAATCTTTTGATTTTCTGAAATTAGATTATCTTCTAAATTTTGATTTTGATTTTTTAGCTCAGTAATTTTAGAACTCAATGATTTATTTTTTTTGTTAAGACTATCAATATTTAATAATTTTAATTCTAATGCTAAGCGTTTTGAGTTAATATCTTTTATTGTGTTTTCAATATTAGCTATTTCAGAAATATAAATGTTTTTATAATTTTCTAATTCTCTTTTTTGTTTATTAGTTTCTCGATTTTTATTAGATATATCATCTAATTCTTTTTCTTTTTTAAATAATTCATCTAATACTTTAGTAAGAAGTTTTTTGTTGTCTTTTATTTTCTTTTCTACATTTTTTATTTCAGTTTCTTTTGTTGATATATTTTGTTTATCAACATTTATTTCGTTATTAATTTCTACTAAATCTGCATTTAATTTATTTATTTTATCTTTACTTATTTTTTCTTTACCATCTAGATCATTAATATTAGTTTCTAGTTCCTTGATTTGATTTTCTAGATAATGTTTTCTATTTTCTTTATCAGTTAAAGTCTTTTGGATATTTTTTAATTCTAATTGTCTATTTTTTAAATCCTTTTGAATAGATTTGATTTTGTTTAACATATTTTGTTCTTTAGCATTGTTTGAATTTGCTATATTTTTATAACTAACATACCCAAGACCAGTTGCTGTAAAAACACTAACAACTGCTAATAAACTTGTAAGCTTTTTCATAAAACACCTCTATTCAATTGGTTGTAGATTATTACTATTTAATGCATCATCTACAGCTTTGTTAAGATTATTAGTATGGTTTTTTAATTCTTTTGCATATCCATCTAATTTAGAATAAATATCTAAAACCTCTAAGTATTTTTCATCAATTTTATTTTTGGTATCCATCATTGGTTTAATGTACTTGTTGTAGTGAATACTTAATTCTGATGGTATTAACCAATCTCTGGTAATTTTTATAAACTCATCTATTATGGTTTTTAGTTCTTTGTTTTTTGTGATTATTTCAGGTCAAATAGCTCTAACTTTGTCAAATTGTTCTTTTATTAATTTCAAAAGCTCATTGATTTTTTTTAATGATGATTCTAAATTCTTTTTCATTAATGAAAGTTTTTCATATTCTTTTTTAGCTTTTTCTAATTCATCAGTTTTCTTTGCAACTTTTTCTCCATAGTTCTCTATTTGTTTGATTACGTCTTGTACTTCTTGAGATTTCTTATCTGCTAATTCTTGTTTTTGTTTATTAGATTTTTCTAGTTCATCATTAGTGTGTTTTAATTCAGACAAGTTTTGATTTATACTATCAACTACATCTTTTAGTCTTTTTAGTTCAGTATTATCTTTTATAACTTCGTCTTTTTTAGATGAGATTTGTCTGTCTATTTCACTGATTTTATTAGTTAATTCTCTTTCTTTTTTTAACAATTCATCTTGTCTACTATTTAATTCAGCAAATTTTTCTTCTAACTCAGACTTTTGTTGTTTTAATTTCTCTAGCTGAGAATTTTTATTTGCTAATTCTCTTTGTTTATCTTCTCACTCGTTTTTAACTGTTTTATATTCTCTGGTTAGTGCTTCTATTTTTTCTTCTTGATGTTTTGTAGATCTTTTTAAATTCTTAATTACTATTTTCTTAGCAGCTATTTGATTAGTTAAATCACTAATTTCTTTATTTTGACTAATTATTTGTTCTGATAAAAGTTCTTGTTGTTTTTGTAATTCGTTATGTTCTTGCTTAAGAACTTCTATTCTTTCTTGTTTTTGTTTATTTTCTTTGTCATAATTTTGAAATTTATTATTTAAATTTTCTTTTTGATTTATTAAACTTTGAATAGTATCTAAATATTCTTGTTTTTGTCTTTCTTCTTTTTCTAGTTCAGATGTTTTTTCTTCTAATTGTCTATTAATCTCTTCTTTTTCAGATTCTTTATTTGTTCTTGTATTTTTAATTTGATTAATAGTGTCGTTTAGTTGATTGATATTTTTTATAGATTCTCTTAATTGATTTTGAGACTGTTCTAATTCTCTTTCAACTTTTTTAATATCAGATTTAATTTTTGAAATTTCATTTTCTTTTACTTGTTCTAATGCTAAGATTTCTGCATTAATATTTTGCAATCTCTCTTCTAAAGTTATGATTTTTTGTTTTGATTCTTCTGATTCTAATATTTTTCTTTCTAGTTTTCTTTTAGTATTGTCTTTTAAATCAGATAGTTGAATTAGTTGATTTTTAGCGCTTTGTAGAGCATTTGTTTTTTGTTGAATTTCTTCTTGTTTTTTCTCAACTGATTCATTTAATGAAGATTGTTTTTGTTCTAAGTGAGAAATTTCATCTTGAAGTTTTTTATGTAATTGTTTTTTAGTTTCTAAAAGAGAAAGAAAGTAATGTTTTTGTCTTAATTGATGTCTTATATTGTCAATTTTTTCTTGCTTATTTTGTTTGTCTTTTTTTAATGTGTTTAATTCTGTTTCATAATCTTGAATTTGTCTTTTAAGTCTACTATAGTCAGAATTTAAATAGATTAAATCAGCCTCAAGTCTCTTGATTTCTTCATTAAAAAATTTTTGGTTCTTGTTATCTTTTTCTTTGCTTTTTTCAAGTTTAGCTAATTCTTTTTCTAGCTTATCTTTTTGTTCTCTTTTGGATTTTTCTTCAGAAACAAGAACACTCAAGTCTTTATTTAAACTGTTTATCTTATCGTTTTCTTTATCTATCTTATTTTTTATACTTTTTTCTCGTTGTCTTAATATTTCAATTGTGGTATTGCTATTTTTAATGGTTTCTGCATCTTTTATATCTAATGTTTTGATTTCATTTTCTTTATTTTTTATTTCAGATTGAATTTTAATCAATTCTTTTTCTAATTGTTTGAATTCGTTTTCTTGCCTGCTTCCAGCACTATTATTAGATAAATTCTTATATGCTACATAAGAAAAACCAGATGCTACTGAAACACTAATAGCAGTAAGTAATACTATTAACTTTTTCATATAAACCTCTAAAAATAATACGTCTTATTATAATTTTATAATTTCTTGTTTATTTTTCTTTTTTTGTGGCAGAAAAACCGAGTTTTGATGAAAAAAACTTGTATAAAAATGGTGTTTTTGTGCTATAATAAATTTTTTATTGTATTTTTTTATGTTGTTAAATGAAAATAAAAAATAAGTCTAGATGTAATTGGTTAGTAAAAAAGACTGAAAATTTCAGTCTTTTTGCTTATAAATACTATTTTTTTATTTTTCCAATTCAAAGAATTTATCATCAAATTTCTTGTTAAAGTCATTAACAATAGTTTCTAGTTGTTTACCAAATTTTTGTACTTCACCTAGTTCACCTACAATTTTATCGTAAGCTTGTTTTAATTTTTCTAAGTCATTGTCTCTAATTTTATTTGTAATTGCTTTTTTCCTACTATTACTTTTTTCATTTTTCCAATCAAGCATTAATTTATTAATATCCACAACTTTGATAACTGAAGTCTTAATGTTTTCAATAATATCATTTGTTTTAACAACAGTAGGATCTACTTGTTTTTTAATTTGTTCAACTTGTTCTTTTAAATAATCTTTACTGTTTTGGATTTTCATAATTTGTGCTTCTATTTTTCTGTTTTGTTCTTTAATAGTTGAAGCTTGTTTTTCTAATTGATCTGCTAGCTGTTCTTTTTCTGCTTGTTTACTTGTTAAAGCATTGTTTTTACTTTCAAGTTCAGCTATTTTTTCTTCAAGTTCTCTTTGTTTATTTTTTAAAGCAGTTTGTTCATTATGAAGTTTTACTATTTCTTCATCGTATTTTCTTTTTTGTTTTTCTAATTGACTAAACTTGTTTTCAAAATCAAGTGAATTTAGTTTCTTGTCTAATTCATCTAACTTGCTTTCTTTTTGGGCTTTTAAAGCTTTTAGTTTATCTACATTAGATTTAATAGAAGCAATTTTTTGTTTTAGATAATCAACGTTTTCTTTAAGTTGTTTATTATGTTTTGTTAATTCGTCTAATTCTTTTACGTCCTTATCAAATTCTTGAACAAGTTGATCTAGACTAGTGTCATTTTCATTAATTGAAGCTGATATGGTATCTATTTGTTTTTTTAATTGTTCTCTTGTATTTCCTAGTTCGTTTATTGTTGTTTCAAGTTCAGATTCTTTAGATTTTAGTCTTTCAATTTCTTGTTTATTTTGTTCATTAGTATTTCTTAGTTCTTGTATTTCTTGTTCTTTTAAACGTTTTTCTTGTTGTTTTTGGTGAATTCTATTATCTAATTCTGCACTTAATTCCTTTTGTTTTTGAATTTGAGATTCTAAATCACTAATGCTTGATTTTAGATTTTGTAGTTCTTGTTTTTTAGAATCATTTTCACTTTTTATACTTCTAATTAGATCTTCTTTTTGTTGTAATTCTCTTCTTTTTGAAACATTAGTACTATTTGAATTATTTAGTTCTGTTCTTAAATCATTAATTTGATTATTTAAATCAGTAATTTTTTGATTATTATTAGAAATTTGATTTTCAATTTCTACTTTTTTATTTTTTTGTTGAGTTAATTGTTCATGCAATTTACTATTTCAGCCCTGTTGTTTTTGATTTTTTAGAACACTTAGTTCAGTATTTAATGTATTTAATTGGTTAGTCTTTTCTATTAATAAAGCATTAGCTTGTTCTACTTCTTTTTGTTTAGCAGATAATTGTTCAACAACTTCTATTTGTTGATTTTTAGCGTTTGTAATGTTTGTTTGAGTTGTACTAATTTCAGTTTTTAATGCATTAAAATCATTATTTAATTTTGTGATATTATCTGTTAATTGTGTATTTTTACTTTTAAATTCTGTTATTTGTTTTTCTAAAGTTTTGTTCTTTTTATCCAATTTTACAAGAGTAAATAAAGTAGTTAATAATTTAGAATGTTGTTTTCTAGTGTTTGTAAGATTATTTTCAATATCTAATATTTGTTCTTTAAGTAGATCTTTATCAAGCTCTAATTCTGTTTTTTGTTTTCTTAGATCGTTGATTTTACTATTTATTTCATCAACTAAATTACTATCATTAGTTACTCTAACTAAATCATCAATAATTTCTTTTTTAACTTTATCTAATTCTTTTTTTGAACTATTATACTTGTCTTTATTAGCATTGATTTGATCATTATCATTTTTTAGTTCTTCGTTTATTTTTTTAGAACTGGAATCTAAAGTTTCTAATTGTTTTTTGTTTTTTACTAATTGATCGTTTAAATTACTTGCTTGAGTTTCTAAACCTTTTATTTCATTATTAAAAGCATTGATTTGTTCTTTTTTTAAAATTAAGTTGTTTTGTATGTCTTCAGCTATTTTTTGTTTTTGTTTTAATTGATTTTTTAATGTATCTAGCTCTTTTGACATTTCACTTTCTCTAGAATCTCTTTTAACAGCAACATTTTTTAAAGTAACATAAGCAAAACCAGATGAAGTAAAAACACTAATTGTTGCTAATAAAATAGGTAGCTTTTTCATAAAATTTTCTCCTTCAAATAGTTTTAACTTATTAAATCAGTTATTTGTTTGTCAATTTCTCTAACAGTGTTTTCTAAACTTACTTTATAATTTTTTAAAGCTTCTAATTTTGTTTTTATTCCTTTTAGTTTTTGATTAATTGTTGTTTCATATTTTTTTAATTGCTCAAAGTATTCAGAGAATTTTTTCCCGCTTTCATTGTATTTTAGTCATTGGTTTATTTTTATTTCATAATCCTTAATTTCTACTTTAATCTCTTTTACTTGATCTACTAACTCAGAAAAACCTTTTTTAGTATTATTAACAATTGTTTTAAGATTCTTAATAGATGTCTCTATTCCAGAATAAGAACTATCTATTTTTTGTTTTTTTGCTGCAAGTTCTTTACTTTTTTTAGTTTCTATTTTTATTTGTTTTCTAAAAGTAATAATTTTTGAATCTAGAAAATCAATATCTGATTGTAACTCATTAATTTCTTCTTCTTTTGCTTCTATGATAAGTTGTCGTTCATTGTTTTGTCTAGTTAATTCTTTGATAGTTTCATTAAGATTTGATATAGTTCTTTTTTGTTCTTCAATAGTAGCTTCTAACCTTTTTAAACTTGCTTCTTTATCTTCAATATATTTACTTTTAACTAGAATTTGAGCATTGATTTCTTCAATTTGGTGAGTTAAATTTTTTGATTCATAATTTAGTTCAGAAAATTCACTGTTTAATGTTTTAAGTTCTTTTTCTAGTTGTTGTTTTTCAGAATTTAAAGTAGATAATTCTACTTTTTTCTTTTCTATTTCTTGTTGTTTTGATGCTAGATTTTGTTTAATTGAAGCTGCTTGTGTAGTTAATGTATTTAATTGTTTTTGTAAAGATTCTATAGTTGTTCGTAAACTAGTTATTAATTTATCTTTATCTTTACTACTTTTTTCTAAATCTTTAATTGTTCCTTCTTGATCAATTTTTAAGACTGTTAATCTTTTAAGATTTTTATTTAATTGTTCTAGTTTTTGTTCAAGTTCATTTATTGTTTCTTGTTTTTGTTTATTTTGTTTTTTAATTGCTTCTAATTTACTTTCTAAACTAGTTTTTTGATTTTTATTACTTTTTATAGAAATTAAATAAGCTTGTTTTTCTTGTTCTAGTTTTTGTATTTCATTATTTTTTTCTCTGATTTTTTCATCTAATTCTTTATTATCAGAAACACTAGTTTCTTTTTGATTTTTAAGTTCTTGGATTTGTTGATTTAATTGATCAATTTGAGTATTTGTTTGATTTAGTTTATTTTCTAATTGGCTTATTTGTTGATCTATATTTGAAATTTCTGTTCTAACCTTGTTAGCATCAGTTTCTTTTTCTTGTTTTAATCTATTAATTTGTTCAGTAACACTTTGAATTTGATTTTCTAGATTAGTAATTTGTTGATTTAAACTTGTTAGTTCATTAGTCTTTTGATCTAGTTGTTGTTTAATAGCATTTGTTTGTTTTGAAACACTATCTAGTTCTTGTTTTTTAGAATTTAGATCACTAGTTTTTTTACTTATTTGTGTTTCTATTTGATTCTTTTCTTGTGTTAATAAAGTATTTTTATCTTTAAGTTCTGCCAATTGTCTTTCTAGTTGTTTAGATTGATTTGTTTTAGAAACTAATTTAGATGATAAGAATAAAAGATCTTGATTATTTTTTGTTTTTAAATTATTTAATTGTTCTTCTTTTTGTTGTTTTGTTTTATTAAGTTGGTTAAGTTCTTCTTTTAGAGATTTGATTTGATCATTAGTAGTATTAAATTGGTTAAGTTTATTTTCTAGTTCAGCACGTGTGTTTGTAAGTTCTTCATTTAACTGTTCTAGATATTTATCTTTATCTTTTTTATTATCTTTAAGTTTTTTTAATTCATCTTTAGATTTATTAACTTGATCTTCTTTGATTTTAAATTCTTTTTTTTAAATTAGTTAAATCAGCTGTTAATTTACTAATTCTTTGTTTTTGTTCAGAATCTTTTCTAATAAGATCATCTCTTTGTTTTTTTAATTTAGTAACTTTTTCTTTACTACTAATTAAGTTATTTTCATTTTCTAAAAGTAAGGTTTTAAGATTATTTTCTTTAGTATTAATATCATCATTAATACTTTTTAATTGTTCTTCTATTTTCTTAACTTCGTTTTTATGTGTATTAATTGAAACATTTTTATTATGAATATTTTTATATCCAACATATGAAAAACCTGCTGCTGATAAAACACTAACAGTTGCAAGCAATGCTACTAACTTTTTCATATAAACCTCTATTCAAAAATTACATTCTAATATAATTTTAATACTTATAAAGTTTTGTTAAAAAAAGGTATTGTAATTTTCTAAGAAATTGTTTAAAATTATTATTTATGGGTTTTAAAGAGTAAGTATTAAGTTATATTATTTTTATAAAATTAGTAAGAAAAAACTAGCAGAAATGCTAGTTTTTTGTTGTTATGGTTGTTTATATTAAGGTTTATTTAGGTTCAAAAACGTTAGTTAAATAAATATTATTAGATACATAGTTTGATATTCCAATCTACCTACTATATAGGTATTGACATTATATATATATATATATATATATAATGATTTCCGACACATTAATATATGTGGTAACTATAAAATAAACTTTTAAGGACATAATAATATGAAAAAATTACTAACAATACTAGGATCAGTTGGTTTAATTGCTACAACTAGTGCTGCAGTAGTTGCATGTGGTGATAAGACTCCTAAAATTTCTGAACCTAAAAAAGAAGTAGAAGAAAAAGATAAAAAAGAAGAGAGTGAAAAAAAAGAAAATAAAGAGGAAAAAACTAAACAAAATTTTTCAAAAGTAGAAAATCAAAATATAGGTAATTTCCCTCCAAATAATAAAAATACTGTTCCTCAAACAAATATTAAAAAGAAATTAGCAGAATTATTAAATACACCTGAAAATGAATTGACTGACTTAAATGTTGATTATGAAAATAAAAAAGGTGAAGTTAAATTACCAAAATTTGATAAAACTTTAAAATTCACTTTCACTTCATTTTTAGATTTAGGTGAATTTGAATCAAACAATAATACAATACCACAGACTAAAATTAAAGAAAAAATATCTAGTTTATTAAGTATTAGTTCAAGTGACTTACACGAACTATCTGTTGATTATGAAAATAAGAAAGGTACAGTTAAATCTTCTAAATTTTCAGGTTCTATAGAATTTAAATTTTCAGAAAAATCAAAAAGATCTCAATAATTAAATAATAATAAAAATCTCTAATTTAGCTAAAACTAGATTAGAGATTTTTTAATTTATTTATTCTATTCAAAATCAACTTCGTTTTGAATTGTATTATAAATATAAATCATATTATCTAAATCAATTGTATTTACAAGTCAACCATTAAATTGACAATTTTTAATAAAGTCAGCGTAGTAATTATTCTTGTCAACTGATTTTAAACTTACAACTATACCATAATTAAGATTTTTTATTTTTTTGCTTTCTAATCTTTCTTTTGTTATTATGCTAAAACCTCAAAATCCTTGTTCTTGTTTTGAAATTTTTGGTTTTTTAATTCTATTAGTAGGTGTAAAGATTTTTTCTTGAATATGTTTTGTATTATTTCATTTTTTGAATTTATCTCTTGCTTGTTCTTCAAAAATAGAAATATTATCATCATAGGATTGTTTATTTTTATTTATTGCCTCAATTTTTACTTTTCTATTACTTTGTATAACTCTTCCAAATTTAATATCCATTTCACTATCAGTATAATCAACACCTTGGTTTCTTGAAACATTTGGAAAGTAACACATTGTAAACTTAGCAACAAATGGATGCTTAGCATTTTTATCTAATGGTATTGGTAATGTGTAATTAAAAGTTTCATATTTTATAGCAGTTCCGCTAACAAAAAATCTTATCTCATCTGTTGGTGTTTCTAGTATATCTTTTATATGAATTGGAACTACTCCATGTCCTAATAAATTTATATTATCTTGATCTATTCAACTTGTTGCTGAATGTATTATTAAAGCTTTAGCAACTTCTCTAGTTAACCCAACAACTTGTATTAAGTAACATAATTTACGAGCAATTCATGGTGCAGCATATGAAGTACCTGAAACACGTCTTTGCTGAAAAGAAGAACAAACAACAATTTTATCTTCATTAGTTCCACCATAATAAGAAATATCAGGTTTATTAAAAAAGGATAGAACAGGTCCTTTTCTAGAATAATTAGCTGGTTTTTTATTAAAATCAACTGAATTAACAACAATTGAATTAATAGAATCTGCTGGTGAGCCAATTTTAATTGCTTTATTAGATGAATCATTTCCTCCAGCTATAACAAAAATTACATTATTTTCTACTTGAATTTTATCTAAGAAACTAGCTTGAATAGAAATATAATTCTGATTGTTTTCTTTAGGTGAACCTAATGAAAGATTTCAAACTTTTATATCTTTGTTGTTTCTAACAATACTTTCTATTTCTCTTAATACAGCAAATGAGCTAAATCCTTTATCTGTAGCTACACCAAAATGTCTAACTCTAAAATGTCCACAACCATCATCTAATTTAGGATTAAGTCTAGGCCCATCAACTATTATTGAACTAACTTCTGTACCATGAAAATAATCATCAGCTTTTATTATTGTATTCTTGTCTAATCTATTTTCAAATTCTACTCAATCTGAAAAATAAGTATTTTGTTTATCAAATAAAGTATCTATAACGCCTATTATTGGTTCATCAGTTGGTTTTTTTATACTTGTTATAGTTGGCAAAACTTCTTTATATTGTGTTGGTTCATTAGAAAAAATATCTCTAACTCCCATTGCTATTAGATAAGGGGCTTTTTTAATCAATTCTTTAACTTGATCTGCATTTAAAAAAAATGTTGTTTCATCTAATTTAAAAATATTTGAAAAATCTATATTTAGTTGCTTAAAAATATCAGCAGCTTTAGTATTAGTATCATAAATACTAATAATTGATGATTCTTCTAATACTTCATCAAATTCATCAACTTCAAAACTTTTTATAAAATAAACATCAAATATTGTGTCTATAAGTCTTGTTTTTGTAAGACCAGATAAAGTAGTTTTAAAATTTCTTCTAATCAATTCAACATCTTTTTGGGTTATTTGATAATAAGAATTATCTTTTAAGTATTCTATGCAATTTTCTAAATGTTTAATAGAATCTTGTAACATAGAACTAGTGATACAATACGTAATTATATGATAGTTTGGATTTGTATTAGAAAATTTGCAACCAACAACTCTTTGATTATTTTTTAAAAAATCCTTATCAAATATAGCTCTCATTCTATTACTTTTAGAAATAACTCTTTTATAATGAACACTAATAAGTGGATTTATTTGTAATTCTTGAGTTTTTCAAAAATTACTTACTTTAATCAAATCGTCTTTTAATTTAATAAAATGGTCAAGTTTAACATCTTGATTAGATGGAATTTCAAATGGTTTAAACTTTTGATTATAATCATTTGAAACAAAATCTTTTTTTAATTCTACGATTTTATTTGGCATTCTATAACTCCTTTAATTCTCTAGCGACTTGACTTTTTGAAATACCTGTTAAAATTTCAATTTCTCTAGTTGTAAAACCTTCAAGCTTAAGATCTTTTAAATCACTTTCTTTTTTATTAGTAACATTTCTATAAAGTCTTTTTAAATAATCAAATTCACTATTTGGATCACTAAAAGCAAGTGAAGTTTTAATAACATTTTCTAGAGTTCCTGGGTATGGAATTTTTTCATATAAAGAAATTATTTTTCTAAACATTCTAGTATTTTTACCAATATGATTAAGTTTTTTTACATAGTTATTAAAAATAATTTCTGCTATATCTAATAAATCTTCATTAGTATATCTATCAAAATCTACTACTGAATCAAATCTTCTAATAAGTGCTTTATCTAGATATTTATATAAGTTAGTTGTTGCAATTAGTATTACTTTTTTATTTAAATTATCTAAGCATTTTAAAACAGTTGAAGTAACTCTTCCCATTTCTCTTATGTCAGTGTTGTTAGTTCTGTCTAAAGCTAATGCATCGATTTCATCAAATAAAATAATTACCTCTTCAGGGTGAGATAAATTATTGATTTCTTCAAAAAGCTTTGTGATGTTTTTTTGAGTTTGGCCTAGTTTACTGTCAATAAGCATTGAAAATTCAACTACAAATAATTCTCTATTAAGAATTCTTGCTATTTGTTCAGTTGTTTTAGTTTTTCCTGTTCCAGGAGGTCCTACAAATAAGAATTTATTAACACATAATTTATTTTTAGAAGCATTTATTATTCCTATAATGTCATTATTAATTTCATCAGGAAGTGGTAGTGATTTATTTTCAATATCCACCCTTTTTATTCATTCAGAATCACTTTCATTAAATTGTGGGACAAAAGTATTTGTATCAGAAAGAATGCTGGCTATATATTGACTTAATTTTGGCTCTCCTTGTTTGTAAAAATCACTCGCTATTAAATAAGCCTCATCTCTAAAAGCTATATCATTATTTTCCATATGATATTTTATTAAGTTTATAACATTTGCCTTTTTCATTTTGACACCTCAGCTTTAGTTTAACATTTTGGGGCAGACAAAACTATATATGGGACAAAATTTGTAAAAAATTAAAAAAGAACTTTCATTTTTTAATTAGAAATAATTAATTGATTATAAACAACATTAAAGTATTAGTTTTACCTTCATAGCATTCATCACTATATAGATATTGACATTATATATATATATATAATGTTTTTCGCACATTGATATGTGTGTGTAACTATAAAATAAACTTTTTGAAGGACATAATATGAAAAAATTACTAACAATACTAGGATCAGTTGGTTTAATTGCTACAACTAGTGCTGCAGTAGTCGCATGTGGTGATAAAATGCCAAAAAATGCTGAAAAAAAGGAAACTAAGCAAGAGAAAAAAGAACAAAAAGTTGAAAAAGCTGTTGAGAAAAAAGAAGAAGGAGAAAAGTTTCCTAAACAAAATCTAGATTTAGGGGCTTTCTTTAAGAACGAAGGCAGATATAATAGTTTTTCACAATATGAAATTAAAAATAAAATAGCAAAATTAACAAATACTGATATATCTACATTGACAGACCTAAATATTGAATATGAAGATGAAAAAGGAACAGGAACTGTTAAATCTACAAAATACACCGATACGTTAAACTTCTCTTTTTCTAACATATTAGATTTAGGTGAATTTAAAAAAGAAAATAAAACAGTTGTTCCACAATTAGAAGTTAAGGAAAAATTAGCAAAAACTTTAAAGCATGAAGAAAAAGATCTAGTTGGACTAGAAGTTACTTATGGAGAAAAAGAAGGTAATGGGACTGTTAAATCTGCAAAAACACGAGGAACATTGAAATTTAAATTTACTATTAAATAATATAAAAGAACATAATAATTAATTAATCTCTAAATCTTACAAAAAGAAATAGAGATTTTTTGTTAGCAACCACAAAAGTTTTCTTACTTTTTCAGATATTTACATTCTTTACAATATTTGACAAACTTTTTTTACAAGATTT encodes:
- a CDS encoding helix-rich protein, translating into MKKLIVLLTAISVSVASGFSYVAYKNLSNNSAGSRQENEFKQLEKELIKIQSEIKNKENEIKTLDIKDAETIKNSNTTIEILRQREKSIKNKIDKENDKINSLNKDLSVLVSEEKSKREQKDKLEKELAKLEKSKEKDNKNQKFFNEEIKRLEADLIYLNSDYSRLKRQIQDYETELNTLKKDKQNKQEKIDNIRHQLRQKHYFLSLLETKKQLHKKLQDEISHLEQKQSSLNESVEKKQEEIQQKTNALQSAKNQLIQLSDLKDNTKRKLERKILESEESKQKIITLEERLQNINAEILALEQVKENEISKIKSDIKKVERELEQSQNQLRESIKNINQLNDTINQIKNTRTNKESEKEEINRQLEEKTSELEKEERQKQEYLDTIQSLINQKENLNNKFQNYDKENKQKQERIEVLKQEHNELQKQQELLSEQIISQNKEISDLTNQIAAKKIVIKNLKRSTKHQEEKIEALTREYKTVKNEWEDKQRELANKNSQLEKLKQQKSELEEKFAELNSRQDELLKKERELTNKISEIDRQISSKKDEVIKDNTELKRLKDVVDSINQNLSELKHTNDELEKSNKQKQELADKKSQEVQDVIKQIENYGEKVAKKTDELEKAKKEYEKLSLMKKNLESSLKKINELLKLIKEQFDKVRAIWPEIITKNKELKTIIDEFIKITRDWLIPSELSIHYNKYIKPMMDTKNKIDEKYLEVLDIYSKLDGYAKELKNHTNNLNKAVDDALNSNNLQPIE
- a CDS encoding helix-rich protein, which gives rise to MKKLPILLATISVFTSSGFAYVTLKNVAVKRDSRESEMSKELDTLKNQLKQKQKIAEDIQNNLILKKEQINAFNNEIKGLETQASNLNDQLVKNKKQLETLDSSSKKINEELKNDNDQINANKDKYNSSKKELDKVKKEIIDDLVRVTNDSNLVDEINSKINDLRKQKTELELDKDLLKEQILDIENNLTNTRKQHSKLLTTLFTLVKLDKKNKTLEKQITEFKSKNTQLTDNITKLNNDFNALKTEISTTQTNITNAKNQQIEVVEQLSAKQKEVEQANALLIEKTNQLNTLNTELSVLKNQKQQGWNSKLHEQLTQQKNKKVEIENQISNNNQKITDLNNQINDLRTELNNSNSTNVSKRRELQQKEDLIRSIKSENDSKKQELQNLKSSISDLESQIQKQKELSAELDNRIHQKQQEKRLKEQEIQELRNTNEQNKQEIERLKSKESELETTINELGNTREQLKKQIDTISASINENDTSLDQLVQEFDKDVKELDELTKHNKQLKENVDYLKQKIASIKSNVDKLKALKAQKESKLDELDKKLNSLDFENKFSQLEKQKRKYDEEIVKLHNEQTALKNKQRELEEKIAELESKNNALTSKQAEKEQLADQLEKQASTIKEQNRKIEAQIMKIQNSKDYLKEQVEQIKKQVDPTVVKTNDIIENIKTSVIKVVDINKLMLDWKNEKSNSRKKAITNKIRDNDLEKLKQAYDKIVGELGEVQKFGKQLETIVNDFNKKFDDKFFELEK
- a CDS encoding helix-rich protein, which codes for MKKLTSLLAVVSVFTATGLGYVSYKNIANSNNAKEQNMLNKIKSIQKDLKNRQLELKNIQKTLTDKENRKHYLENQIKELETNINDLDGKEKISKDKINKLNADLVEINNEINVDKQNISTKETEIKNVEKKIKDNKKLLTKVLDELFKKEKELDDISNKNRETNKQKRELENYKNIYISEIANIENTIKDINSKRLALELKLLNIDSLNKKNKSLSSKITELKNQNQNLEDNLISENQKITEIQTQISNTEKQISTIKSEHQKINTQLQEKQKEIDTQNIKINDLKNQVQQLESKLKDLKNQKDQDWTKEFKKQLENQKEKIRETKSEIANNEQRISKLNEEIASLEEEVNGLETDNLKKQNQITEKQRQIKDIQRDNESNKLKINNLESEISDLKLKIQNQEQTKQNLDGNIQSLESNKQQIEEEIQNLKSTIEKNKNTIRDLEEKDYVLELQYEELDAKRDVLNTQIKAYKYSINNLELKLEKNKKEIKSKETEINGLTEVTKELDGKVKELNQKISSSESTIQELESRKTQKENELRDLERKIEEKKFVLTKDNLEKEIQEKQNQIVQLKQDYKSLIAKQEEADNLIKQYEAEKKEIGKELAKKIVLLSELENNLDNSEKEKKKLNNKINDLKEKKNILVQEAIAIYDTIYEIRNKKPTNIETSAKDAITKVNDIIVAMKDWEKEGWLHEKPKITRRIKNIDLPLLVIHSEKIEEELKVIDYFEDVLVDAMSKFDKKYNENTFKIDDKNNN